A stretch of the Acidobacteriota bacterium genome encodes the following:
- a CDS encoding metallophosphoesterase has product MKIAVFSDSHDNIWNLEEALGKAGDAEAWIHCGDLCSPFVVKQIGEAAQGRPVHVVWGNNDADARLICRIASGFEEFHLHGQMAEMNLAGRRIAVNHYPEIARPLAKSGDYDLVCYGHDHIRHHSQGGGTALLNPGEIMGMKGQATFAVVDLGDMSVEFVEIGG; this is encoded by the coding sequence ATGAAGATCGCCGTATTCTCTGACTCTCACGACAACATCTGGAATCTGGAGGAGGCGCTGGGCAAAGCGGGTGACGCCGAGGCCTGGATTCACTGCGGAGACCTCTGCTCGCCTTTCGTGGTCAAGCAGATCGGAGAGGCGGCGCAAGGACGTCCTGTGCACGTGGTGTGGGGCAACAACGACGCCGACGCCCGGCTGATCTGCCGCATCGCCTCGGGATTCGAAGAGTTCCACTTGCACGGGCAGATGGCCGAAATGAACCTGGCCGGACGCCGCATCGCCGTCAATCACTATCCCGAGATCGCCCGTCCGCTGGCCAAGAGCGGGGACTACGACCTGGTCTGCTATGGGCACGACCACATCCGCCATCACTCGCAGGGCGGAGGGACTGCGCTGCTCAATCCCGGGGAGATCATGGGGATGAAAGGGCAGGCCACCTTTGCAGTGGTTGATCTGGGGGATATGTCCGTCGAGTTTGTGGAGATTGGCGGCTAA
- a CDS encoding PadR family transcriptional regulator — MAESRTILHLLPLTPATLHILLCLAEDSRHGYAIKQEVEERTRGRIRLGPGTLYEGIHRLEAKGLIEECPGGGEDDHSQRRYYRISGLGRRAMEAELRRLDEILSFARSRNLAPDSEVSS, encoded by the coding sequence ATGGCTGAATCAAGAACCATCCTGCACCTGTTGCCGCTGACCCCCGCCACTTTGCACATCCTGCTCTGCCTGGCCGAGGACTCGCGCCACGGCTACGCCATCAAGCAGGAGGTGGAAGAGCGCACCCGGGGACGCATCAGGCTGGGCCCCGGGACGCTCTACGAAGGCATCCACCGCCTCGAGGCCAAGGGCCTGATCGAGGAGTGCCCGGGAGGCGGCGAAGACGACCATTCGCAGCGTCGCTACTACCGCATCAGCGGGCTGGGACGCCGGGCGATGGAAGCCGAGCTGCGGCGCCTGGACGAGATTCTCTCTTTCGCACGCAGCCGCAACCTGGCCCCCGACTCGGAGGTGAGTTCGTGA
- a CDS encoding M48 family metallopeptidase — protein MNVYGGIILAALLGEYLLSLISDLLNLRALSERLPEEFQDVYDAEDYRRSQQYTRERTRFGILTSSFNLVLLLAFWHVGGFNLLDLWLRQLGYGPLLTGLLYIGALVLASGLLSLPFQIYSTFVIEERYGFNKTTAKTFIADLLKGLALGALLGGVLLTGILWFFQTLGAQAWIYCWAAAVVWTLFLQLIAPTWIMPLFNKFEPLEQGDLRDSILDYADRVDFPLQNVFVMDGSRRSSKANAFFMGFGKRKRVALYDTLVEKQGVRELVAVLAHEIGHYKRRHVLQNLIISILYMGLLFFLLSLFLSEPGLFEAFYMDNMSIYAGLLFFGLLYSPIELLLSIAMQALSRKFEYQADEYAAQTYEAESLVGALKKLARQNLSNLTPHPFYVFLNYSHPPMVERIRALRSL, from the coding sequence ATGAATGTCTATGGCGGTATCATCCTAGCAGCCTTGCTGGGCGAATATCTATTGTCGCTGATTTCCGACCTGCTCAACCTGCGGGCTCTTTCCGAACGGCTGCCGGAGGAATTCCAGGACGTCTATGACGCCGAGGACTATCGGCGCTCTCAACAATACACCCGCGAGCGCACCCGCTTCGGCATCCTCACCTCATCTTTCAATCTGGTTCTGCTGCTGGCCTTCTGGCATGTCGGCGGATTCAATCTGCTCGACCTGTGGCTGCGTCAACTGGGCTACGGACCCTTGCTGACGGGCTTGCTTTATATCGGCGCCCTGGTACTGGCCTCGGGACTTCTGTCGCTGCCCTTTCAGATCTATTCCACCTTCGTCATCGAAGAGCGCTACGGCTTCAACAAGACCACCGCCAAGACCTTTATCGCCGACCTGCTCAAGGGGCTGGCCCTGGGTGCGCTTCTGGGAGGCGTGCTGCTGACCGGCATTCTCTGGTTCTTCCAAACCTTGGGAGCCCAGGCCTGGATCTACTGCTGGGCCGCCGCCGTGGTGTGGACGCTCTTCCTGCAGTTGATCGCACCGACCTGGATCATGCCCCTCTTCAACAAGTTCGAACCGCTGGAGCAGGGCGATCTGCGCGACTCGATTCTCGACTACGCCGACCGGGTCGATTTCCCCCTCCAGAACGTCTTCGTGATGGACGGCTCGCGCCGCTCTTCCAAGGCCAACGCCTTTTTCATGGGCTTCGGCAAGCGCAAGCGGGTGGCTCTTTACGACACTTTGGTGGAAAAACAAGGCGTGCGGGAACTGGTGGCCGTCCTGGCTCATGAAATCGGCCACTACAAGCGGCGCCACGTTCTGCAGAACCTGATCATCAGCATTCTCTACATGGGGCTTCTCTTCTTCCTGCTCTCCCTGTTTCTCAGCGAGCCGGGACTGTTTGAGGCCTTCTACATGGACAACATGTCGATCTACGCCGGCCTGCTCTTCTTCGGACTCCTCTACTCGCCCATCGAACTGCTGCTCTCCATCGCCATGCAGGCCCTTTCACGCAAATTCGAGTACCAGGCCGACGAGTACGCCGCCCAGACCTACGAAGCCGAGTCCCTGGTGGGAGCGCTCAAGAAGCTGGCCCGCCAGAATCTCTCCAACTTGACGCCCCACCCCTTCTACGTCTTCCTCAACTACTCCCATCCCCCCATGGTCGAGCGCATCCGCGCCCTCCGTTCGCTTTAG